One Chitinophagaceae bacterium C216 genomic window carries:
- the yvqK gene encoding Corrinoid adenosyltransferase, whose product MAHKIYTKTGDRGRTTLIGGTKVNKGSDRLEAYGTIDELNVHIGLCKDLIKDKKCMQVLEVIQDKLFIIGSELACDPFKSTKMSLPDVYESDCAFLEKEIDRMDEVLEPLNAFILPGGHSTVSQVHIARCVCRRAERCCVRLQETEPVPAIIIKYLNRLSDYLFVLARYTAARLKVKEVLWKPKTVV is encoded by the coding sequence ATGGCACACAAGATTTATACAAAGACAGGAGACAGAGGTAGAACCACCCTTATAGGTGGAACTAAGGTAAACAAAGGCTCTGATCGCCTAGAAGCGTACGGAACTATAGACGAACTGAATGTCCACATCGGACTCTGCAAGGACCTTATAAAGGACAAAAAATGCATGCAGGTGCTTGAAGTAATTCAGGACAAACTGTTCATCATCGGTTCAGAGCTAGCTTGTGATCCATTCAAAAGCACAAAAATGTCGCTCCCCGATGTTTATGAAAGCGATTGTGCATTCTTAGAAAAAGAAATCGATCGCATGGATGAAGTATTAGAACCACTAAATGCTTTCATCTTACCGGGTGGGCACAGCACTGTATCTCAAGTGCACATTGCACGCTGTGTATGCCGCAGAGCAGAAAGATGTTGTGTGCGCCTACAGGAAACAGAACCCGTTCCTGCAATTATTATCAAATACCTTAACCGATTAAGCGATTATCTCTTCGTCTTGGCAAGATATACAGCCGCTCGATTAAAGGTGAAGGAGGTGCTGTGGAAGCCTAAAACCGTCGTTTAA